The following nucleotide sequence is from Pseudobdellovibrionaceae bacterium.
AATTTTGGCAGAATACTCGACCGCTCTTTTATTCAATACGGGTAGGGTGCCCGGCATCCCCAAACTCACCGGATGGACATACTCATTATCTCCTCCACCATAACGGGCGCAGTCGGATGAGAAAATCTTACTCTCGGTGAGAAGTTGGGCGTGAATCTCTAGGCCAATAACAGCTTCCCAATCCTTAACCGACATCGGGAATCCCCTGGCTAAACTGCATGAGCTGCTCCAGAGCCGCAGCCACATTCAACATCTGTTGTTCCCTAAATTGTCCTGCCATCAATTGAACGCCAATCGGCAACCCCTCCCTCGAGCGCCCTCCCGGAACACTCATTCCCGGTAGCCCCGCCAGATTGGTTGACGTGGTGTAGATATCGTTAAGGTACATTTGCAAGGGGTCGTCAATCCGTTCACCAATGCGAAAAGCTGGCGTTGGTGCTGTCGGGCTGAGGATGACATCACAGCTTTCGAAGACATCAACAAACTGATCGTGCAACAGTCGACGAACCTGGCAGGCCTTGCGGTAGTAAGCGTCGTAGTAGCCGCTGCTTAGAGCATAGGTTCCTAACATGATTCGCCTCTTGACTTCAGAGCCAAACCCCTCACCCCTGGTCCGACTGTAAAACTCAATCAGATCCTCAGGTGGACGATCTTCAAATTTGGCACGATAACCAAAACGAACACCATCGTATCTTGATAAGTTACTTGAAGCCTCGCTGGTGGCGATTAAATAATATATCGGCACGGCCATTTCTGTCAGAGGAATAGATACCTCGACAATCTCTGCGCCTTGACCCTTGAGTTCTGTCGTGGCCTTTTCCACCACCTTACGAACTTCCTCGCTGAGGCCCTCCGAAAAGTACTCCTTAGGAAGGCCAATCCTGACCCCCTTAATGTCTGTCGCAAGATCACGAGAGAACAAAGGCACTTTTTGCCTAGAGGACGTAGCGTCCATAGGGTCGTGCCCACAGATGGTTTCAAGAATGAGGGCGGCGTCGCGAACCGTCTTGGTCATGGGACCCGCCTGATCAAGGCTGGACGCAAAAGCGATGATTCCGTAACGACTCACTCTTCCATAGGTCGGTTTGAATCCAACAACGCCACAAAAGCTCGCCGGCTGACGAATGGACCCGCCCGTGTCTGTCCCTATTGCCGCCAGTGCCATTCCCGCCGCGACCGCGGCTGCCGACCCTCCACTTGATCCACCAGGGACAAAGTCAAGGTGTTGTGGATTCCGGCACACTCCAAACGCCGAGGTCTCATTGCTCGAGCCCATGGCAAACTCATCTAGATTTGCCTTACCAACAATCAGGGCTCCTGATCTTTTTAGACGCTCAACGAGAGTGGCGGAGTAAGGGGGAACAAAGTTTTCAAGAATCTTAGAGCCTGCAGTTGTCCTGAGACCCTCGGTGCAAATCAGGTCCTTAATGGCCAAGGGAGCCCCTGCCAGGGGGCCCGGCTCTTCTCCCGATGCCAACTTTGTGTCAATGATCTTCGCCTGTTTTTTGAGCTCTTGATTGAGGCTAATGTAGGCACCAACCCTGGGGTTCAGCTGCACAGCTCTTTGAGAGTAGTGTTCACACAACTCCGTCGCCGAAATATCCTTTTTTCTTATCGCCCAAAGGGCCTCTGTCAAATCTCGAAACTCCACTCGACCCTTTCCTAAACCACAGGTGGTACCTTAAACAGGCGACCCACCAACTCAGGCGCCTGTGACAAAGCCTCCTGATTTTTTTCAAAGACAATAATTTTATCTTCCCGCAACTCCGATTCGATCTCGATGGGAGTCACCATGGGCAGGACGCCCTCGGTGGATACCGACGAGATCCTTTCGAAGGCCTCAAGGACCCGCGAAAGCTGACCCTCATAAGCAGACGCCTCCTCCTCTGTTAGACGTAGCCTGGCCAATCGTGCGATTTTAGTGATTGTTTCTCTGTCTATTGCCATTTTCCCCATTCCTCAAAAACAGTTTCGGCTGTTTATTTTATCCATGAGGCGGGAGCAAGGTCACCGCCCGGCCGCCACTGCGCGTCACCCGTCAGGCGCGAGAACTTTGACCCAGACTTTTGGCTCCATTACTTTCCTTTCCATGAGCCATAACCAACAGTCGGCCACTAAGCGCCTTCACGAACTTCGCGCCCTGATACAATCCCACGATCATGCTTATTATGTCTTAGATCGGCCCTCGATCACTGACTACGAGTATGATCAATTGTTTCAGGAGCTGTTGAATATTGAATCCCAGTTTCCCGCTTTGGTCACGGCCGATTCTCCTAGCCAAAGAGTCGGTGGCGCACCTTTGGATAAGTTTGAAAAACGCGAACATCGACGCCCCATGCTCAGCCTGCAGAACAGCTACAGCCCGGAAGACATTCAATCCTTTGTAGACCGGCTCGGTAAGCTACTTGATGACGAGAGAGCGATTGAACTTTTTTGCGAGCCAAAACTCGACGGCCTGGCCATTGAGCTGATTTACGAGCAGGGTCTGCTCGCCGCCGCCATCACTCGCGGCGACGGCCAAACCGGCGAAGACGTCACCGCAAACATCAAAACCATAAGGGCGATCCCTCTCAGATTAGCGGGCAATGACTTTCCCGAGCTGCTCGAAGTTCGTGGCGAACTTTTGATGTACAAAGAGGATTTTAAAACCCTCAATGAAGCCCAGGAAGAAAGTGGCCAATTGCCTTTTGCCAATCCTCGCAACGCAGCCGCCGGAAGTGTTCGCCAGCTGGATTCGGCTGTGACGGCGCAACGGCAGTTGCGGTTTTTTGCCTACGCCTGCGGAGTTATCGAAGGTGCCGCTTTTTCCAGCCAGGCCGAGATGGAGCTGGCCTTTTGCGAATGGGGTCTACCGACGCTTGGTGTGGACCACGGTTCTGATGGAATGGGTGACTTCATCAAGCGCTGCAAGAAGGCCATTGAGTCTCCTCAGCCGGTGCCGCCCACCTTGGGACGGGTCGCGACTCACCCAGAAGATGCAATCTCCTATTATCAATTTGTTGAGTCGATTCGCCACGACCTGCCATTTGAAATCGACGGCGTGGTGATCAAAGTGAACTCTCTTGACCTGCAGAATGAGTTTGGACTGGTCGCCCGTAGCCCACGCTGGGCGACGGCGGCCAAATTTAAACCCGACCAAGCTGAAACCCGCATTAAAGACATTATTGTTCAGGTTGGGCGCACAGGTGCTCTCACTCCGGTGGCCGTTATGGAGCCCGTGCGCGTAGGTGGTGTAACGATCACCAACGCCACCTTACACAATCAGGATGAAATTGATCGTAAAGATGTGCGCATCGGCGACTCTGTCTTGATCCATCGGGCCGGAGATGTCATTCCTGAAGTCGTCCAAGTCCTCCTCGAAAAGCGGCCGAGGAACTCCCAGCCCTTCAGAATCCCCAGCAAGTGTCCTGTCTGTGGAGACTCTGTGGTTCAACCTGAAGGCGAGGCCGTCAGTCGCTGTGATAATCTCTTTTGTGAAGCAATTCTGAAGGAATCACTTAAACACTTTGTTTCCCGCCGGGCCATGAATGTCGATAAGCTTGGCGATAAGATCATTGAACAAATGGTGGACGCGGGACTCGTGAAGAGGTTTTCTGACCTCTACAAGCTCGATCAGGAGAATGTCATGTCTCTCGATCGGCAAGGGGATAAGTCCGCGACAAACATCATCGAAAGTATCGACAAAAGCAGACGCCCAACCTTAGGTCACTTTATTTTTGCTCTCGGAATTCGCTTTGTTGGCGAGCAAACAGCCAAGAGTCTGGCTGCCCACTTTGGCAACCTGCGGTCCTTTCTGCACACCGATGTAGAGGAACTCTTGGGGATTGAAGACATTGGCCCAAAGGTTGCGGGCTCCATCATGGCGAGTCTAAGGCGAAAGTCTTTTGTTCGCGAAGTCAAAGAGCTCCTTGCCTCGGGCGTAGAAGTTCAGGAAGTTAGCACAACAAACTCTGCGGGGCGCCCCTTGGACGGTCTCAATATTGTCGTAACCGGAACCCTTCCCATGGGAAGGGACGAGATCAAGGATCTCATCTCCCAACTTGGCGGCAAAAGCGCATCTTCTGTTTCTAAAAAGACCAATTATGTTTTGGCAGGGGAAGAGGCCGGGTCCAAACTTGATAAGGCCCGTGACCTAGGTGTGCAAATCCTTGATTGGGATCAGTTTCAGACCCTGATAAACAAATAGGCCCAGGATCTCCTGAGCCTACTTCAATACCAAGTTCGTCGCATACGAGATTACAGGTGGTCGACGTTGATATCGCGAGCCATAACTGTTTTGCGACCATCTTTTTTGGCCTGATCCACACCCTTTTGGCAGAGGATTTTAACGGCTTCACTGAGGACCGCGACCGTCTCCGCAGATGTGTTGCATCCGCCGGCGTCCTTAATGAACTTCTTTACCTTACTTGTTACCACCAAAACTTCAGACATCGAGTCCTCCAGTTACTTCTAAATTTGATTTGACCAGCTCTACTGCAATTAAAACGTGTTTCCCGCAAAGGGACCACCCATTTTGCAAACAATTTCCGGAAAAGATCAATGAATATATAAGAGCTGACGAGCCCGATAGCGATGGCGCCGCATCAATTGTCGCGGGGCTTAAAATTAGGCTGATCTTTTTCCGGCGGTTCCAAACACTTCATGCGGCTTGCCATTTTTGAATTGATAAACTCGGGCCTCCCGATTGCCCCGCGCTCCAGGGACAATCCACACAAAGGTTTTCTGATCAATCGGCTTTTCGCACTCGACATCCATGAAGGCGGGGGACCAGGTGCCTGAGTTCAGGTGCTCGACATTACCAATAATCTCGTGACGAACCTCATGGGTATGCCCGTAGATCACTCTGTTCACCTTAGTTATCATGCTCGCCATTCCAAGAACCTTTTCACTCGGCTCTTTAAAGGACAAGACGTCCGAAGTGATCGAGCGGGAGTAGAACAAAAAGAAGGGCAAAAACAGGGTCAGTGGAATAAAGGTCCAAAAGAATGAAATGGAGTAAACGGTTTGAATGAACAGGAAGAGCTGAAAAATCACAAAGAAGGCGATCATGATGAGAAAGGCCCGATCCAGCCACAGCTCACGCATCAAGATCGTTGGGGTGCTGGCGGCCGGAGTGGCAAAAAGCTCTCTCAACTCCCTCACCATTCGCGGAGAAGCATTTGCCTTGGCCGCAATCAACTCCACCTTGTCTTCCATCGTCAGTGGCTCTCGAATGGATGGAATCAGACGATCCAAAAAAGACTGGGCCAGAGTCACGGAGGCCCCCCAGAACCAGGTCCATAACAAGAGTGGCTGCGACCTCACCACATAACGGAAAAAGAAAACCACGTACTCCTTGGTCGTCATGATAAAGTTGCTGTCGACGTGAGGATTAAAGAATCCCATACCATTGATCATGTATCTCGTGGCCAAGTTACCAAAGGGAATCCTTACTTCCAGACGATTGAACCTTTGAATGAAAGGATTAACCGGGTCCTGAGCCATACAGTAGGGGTCATATTGATTCCCATGTTCCACCAGGGTGTCTTTGTTGCTTATATAAAACCACTCCACAAACCGAACCTGAGCGCCCTGCTCTTCGGGGAGGGCCAGGGCCTCCACGATGGCTTCCTGAACACTTGGAAAGTGAAGTTCCAAGTCGTGGTTGCCGATTACAAACACAACGCGATTTCCTTGACCGACAAACCACTGCAGCGCACGAACCCAATCTTCGTGGTGAGCAAGAATACGCTTTATTTTATAAAGGGATTTTTCAGCTTGTGGGTGAAGACCCCGGCGCCTTTCCAGCCAGGTGATTCGGTAGGTTGGATGCTCTGGCACCTCACAGACACTATCGAAATCAAAAATATCTCCATTGAGAATGAGCTCAACTTGCTCTCCCTTTGCCCTATGAACGATAAACTGGAGAAATTCATGGAAAAGCCCGTCGAAAAAAAACTGGCGGGTCTTAAACTTTTTCCATAGCGGGTACCGGGGATGAAGTGGCTCCTCATCACACAGGTGTAAATCACTAACGACAGCAGTGTACTTCGCCTCTGTAAAGTCTTTTAATTTCTCAATCTTTTCGCGGTATAAGCTCATCCGCCGTCCAGTCAATTGTCGCCCAAATTGCGACATTAGTGTTTAACTAATTGACAACCCCATGTGAGATTCGAGTTTTAAGCGCCTGAAATCACTGATGTTTTTTTGAGATTTCTGGCATTTTATTTGCTTCTCACAAAAACATGGGCCCCAGGGAATTAAACGGTCATTTTGAGCATCGGGTTAAGTCGCGGATCACGCTTGGCTCTATTCTGTTATTTTTACTGTCGGTGACAGGCTTGGGCTTCGTGTTTTTTGTCTTCATCCTCAACCTGCCCGAGAACAGCTCTACCAAAGCCTACTCTGAGATGTCCATCCAATGGGTTTGGGAGCAGGGGGAAGACGCCTTTTTTACTCTCTTTCCCGATTCCGAAGTTGAAAGCGAAGATGAGGCGAATCAGATTGAGACATCTGGAGTCCAGAGCCTTCCCGACAGCGACCCTGAGCCTTCGGTATTGGAGGAATCCACGGCGTGGCCTTTTTCTCTGGATCTGGATTTGAGCTTCTCCTTTTTCGAAAACCAATCCCCTTTGGTTGACCCCAACCCTGTTCCTCGCTTACAGGCGCTAAATGACCCACTTGATCGGGTAAGTGACGAATTTGAAATTCCAAAAGAACTCTATGACCGGACGCGCTTTTGGTTCGATGTCTACACAAAACACGACTCAAATGTTCACGTCATTCATCACACTCGTTACCCTTGGGTGGTATTTAAGATCATCGATACCAAAGAAATGGTTGCTGCGGGAAAAGGCCCTCTTTGGCTACGGAGGGATCGCGCTCTTAAGTTTGTTTCTCGCGAGAAAGTTAAAATCATCCGGGAACTTCGGCGGCTTGCCAGACGCAAGAACTTTAAACGCCTAAAGGGATTACAACTTGAACTATACACGATCCTAAATCAAGTCCCCGGTGGACGACGGCAAGTGATCAAGTTCGCTTCACGAAATGTACGCTCCCAATTAGGCCAAAAGGACTTTTTTGTCAGCGGCCTCAAATCAAGTGGCGAATACCTACCTCACATGGAGCGGATCTTTATCGAGCAGGGGCTTCCTGTCGAGTTGACACGAATGCCCTTTGTCGAAAGCAGCTTTAACGTGAAGGCAGAATCAAAGGTTGGAGCCAGCGGCATTTGGCAAATCATGCCGCGCACCGGTCGTGCCTATCTAAAGGTCTCTCCCCATATTGATGAAAGAAACTCTCCTCTCAAAGCAACAAAGGCCGCCGCCCGGATTCTTCGTCGCTACAACCGTGCTCTCAAATCCTGGCCCTTGGCTGTCACAGGATATAATCATGGGATTGGTGGAGTACTTAAAGCAAAACGCCGAGCACGGTCTTCTGACCTATCAACAATCATTCGTCGCTACCATCGCGGCAGCTTCCGCTTTGCTTCGGCGAATTTTTACACATGTTTCTTGGCCGCTCTATATGCCGAAAAGTACAACGACAAGATTTTTCTAGGGACACCCCGTGAAAAAGCCCTTGAGCACAAGGTCGTGAGGCTCACCTCGGGACTCAGACTTAAGCAGGTTTTAAAGTCTACCGGCCTGGATAAGCAGACTTTACTCAAATACAATCTTGACCTGGTCCACTCCCCACACCGCAATCCCTGGCTTCCAAAAGGCTATGAGCTTCACCTTCCTGCTGATGTCGGCGACAGTGTCGTCAATAAGCTTGGCAAAGCGGACGATCACCCTCAGACGATAAAGAAATCAAAGAAACAGGTTTAAAGAGATACTTCTGGAATCACGTTCGTCACTGCAGGCTCAGTGATGATCGTTCGGGTGAGAATCTTGTCAGATCCAGACGGAACTATATTTACTGATTTAAATCCAGTCGGGGTGTTGAACAGAACAAATCCTCCGCCAGCAACACCCTTTTTATCGCGGACAATGAGTCCGTCTTTGTCGAAGTAGACGATATTCTCAAGAGGATAAGACTCTTTCTCATCCAAAAAGACTTCAAAGTCCTTGCCGTTGACGAAGCCAACGACCACTCCCTTTTGGCCCTCTAGATTAACTCTCTTGTCGATCGCCAACTGCTGAAGCCACTCAGAAGGAATCAGGGGCACCTTCACTTCCGTCACGCCTCGATCTAAGCTCATGCGAATAACATCCATCTGCTCGCCACCCTCGGCTTCGAGCAGCATCAATCCGCTTCCCTTTGGCCATTGGACAATAGCCTCTCCGTTCACGCGATATTCCAGATCAGTTCCAATGATTCTAAATGTTGCCGCCTCTGCTGCCTCTCGCTTCGGCGCACTCGTCACCTTTAGCATCGCCGTTGTTGAGTGCCCGACTTCAAGCTCCAAATTGGAAACATATTGACCTTCAACAGGGATAACTTTCGCAGGATAGTGGACTCCGTTTACAATCGCTCGTACGGACTGAATTCCATCCGCCACACCAACGAAGGCAAATAGACCGTTACGACCCGTTCCCTCCATGTTTTGATCAGGAAGATATATTTCATTTAAGTAGACAGGGGAAATTCCATATTCTCCTGCCAACTCAATGACGGCTCCCTCGACGGGTTCTCCGCCCTTAACCACACGACCCCAAATGATTCCCTTTTGGCGTAACTCTTTTTGTTCACTTTCGCTACGAGCAACAAGACCCAGCAGGGCCTCAATCAGCCTATCTGGAAACAATTCCAGAGTTCGCTTTTTGCCGCTAAGGCCAACAGCCAGACTCCCCCAGTAGGCTTTACGCTTTGCCCTCAACAGAAAACTTGAGCCCGGAAGCATGTCTGGGTCATCCACTTCGCCGTCTTCATTTGATTGATGGAATCGATTAAGACCTTCAATTGCAACTTCAGCTCGCGGGACCGGAATCGCGGCTTGATTACCCATTGAATAAGCAGAAACAACTTCCGCCGTGGCGCCAATGGGGACTGGTTTTAGCTTTAGCTGCAAATCGGCAATGGACTGTTGGTTGCGGGCCGGTAGGGGTAGAGACTGGAGAAGAATCTCACTGGAGCCAATAATGTTTTGCTCAATATCGACCAGCCGCAAAACCAACCGCCCTTTGAGTTCAGGAACCACGATCTCAAACCGAGCTTGATCCTCCCAAAGGTTTCCCTGGGCTACTGCCACATCATATTGATAATGAATGAGTTCAAACCTCATCGCCCCGGGAACATAGGCAAGTCCTTCAGAGACGCGGAAAATCCCGCTCAACACGAACTTTTGATCACGATCATCGATTGATTGCTCAATTAAGCTAACAGATGGCGGCTCAAGCGAACTCGGCGGCTTATTGTTAACAGCCACCTTTTGTCCCGCACCCGAATTGCTTTCTGCCGTCGCCGCAGCCGAGGTGGAGCTCTCCCGAGGAGGCGCTGCAACTATGATTTGGCCCCCGTCGGCTGTTGGCACCGTTCGCACCTTAGGTTGGTTGGCCTGTTCCTGTCGGCGCCTGAGCTCTTCCTGAACGAGCTCCTGAGCCCTTTGTTCAAAACTCATCGCCTCCGGATCTGAGGCTGCGACCAGCATTTTATCAACCTCAAGTTGATTAACCTCTACACCCTGGGAAGTTACAAAAACCGGCGGTTGATCAGCCGGAGCCACTGGCAACGTTGGAGCATCTTGGTTCGGTGTCCGAGCTTCGCTCACTTGCCTGATCTCCCCTTGGATTCTCTGGCTGATGATCATACCATTGAGCGAGGGATACAGGTGAGCCGGAGGCTGCTTCTCAGGCAACCATTTCTCCATAGACATGCTTTCTTGCCCAGCCAAAAGAGTGTCACCTTGCTCTTTGGGAATCACATCTTCATTATTGTCGATTTCGCTCTGTTCAGAAGCGCGAACATCTTCGTAAGCAGCCCATGACGGCGACACCGGAGATTGTTGAATGACTAAAG
It contains:
- the gatA gene encoding Asp-tRNA(Asn)/Glu-tRNA(Gln) amidotransferase subunit GatA, whose translation is MEFRDLTEALWAIRKKDISATELCEHYSQRAVQLNPRVGAYISLNQELKKQAKIIDTKLASGEEPGPLAGAPLAIKDLICTEGLRTTAGSKILENFVPPYSATLVERLKRSGALIVGKANLDEFAMGSSNETSAFGVCRNPQHLDFVPGGSSGGSAAAVAAGMALAAIGTDTGGSIRQPASFCGVVGFKPTYGRVSRYGIIAFASSLDQAGPMTKTVRDAALILETICGHDPMDATSSRQKVPLFSRDLATDIKGVRIGLPKEYFSEGLSEEVRKVVEKATTELKGQGAEIVEVSIPLTEMAVPIYYLIATSEASSNLSRYDGVRFGYRAKFEDRPPEDLIEFYSRTRGEGFGSEVKRRIMLGTYALSSGYYDAYYRKACQVRRLLHDQFVDVFESCDVILSPTAPTPAFRIGERIDDPLQMYLNDIYTTSTNLAGLPGMSVPGGRSREGLPIGVQLMAGQFREQQMLNVAAALEQLMQFSQGIPDVG
- a CDS encoding metallophosphoesterase, which produces MSLYREKIEKLKDFTEAKYTAVVSDLHLCDEEPLHPRYPLWKKFKTRQFFFDGLFHEFLQFIVHRAKGEQVELILNGDIFDFDSVCEVPEHPTYRITWLERRRGLHPQAEKSLYKIKRILAHHEDWVRALQWFVGQGNRVVFVIGNHDLELHFPSVQEAIVEALALPEEQGAQVRFVEWFYISNKDTLVEHGNQYDPYCMAQDPVNPFIQRFNRLEVRIPFGNLATRYMINGMGFFNPHVDSNFIMTTKEYVVFFFRYVVRSQPLLLWTWFWGASVTLAQSFLDRLIPSIREPLTMEDKVELIAAKANASPRMVRELRELFATPAASTPTILMRELWLDRAFLIMIAFFVIFQLFLFIQTVYSISFFWTFIPLTLFLPFFLFYSRSITSDVLSFKEPSEKVLGMASMITKVNRVIYGHTHEVRHEIIGNVEHLNSGTWSPAFMDVECEKPIDQKTFVWIVPGARGNREARVYQFKNGKPHEVFGTAGKRSA
- a CDS encoding lytic transglycosylase domain-containing protein; protein product: MGFVFFVFILNLPENSSTKAYSEMSIQWVWEQGEDAFFTLFPDSEVESEDEANQIETSGVQSLPDSDPEPSVLEESTAWPFSLDLDLSFSFFENQSPLVDPNPVPRLQALNDPLDRVSDEFEIPKELYDRTRFWFDVYTKHDSNVHVIHHTRYPWVVFKIIDTKEMVAAGKGPLWLRRDRALKFVSREKVKIIRELRRLARRKNFKRLKGLQLELYTILNQVPGGRRQVIKFASRNVRSQLGQKDFFVSGLKSSGEYLPHMERIFIEQGLPVELTRMPFVESSFNVKAESKVGASGIWQIMPRTGRAYLKVSPHIDERNSPLKATKAAARILRRYNRALKSWPLAVTGYNHGIGGVLKAKRRARSSDLSTIIRRYHRGSFRFASANFYTCFLAALYAEKYNDKIFLGTPREKALEHKVVRLTSGLRLKQVLKSTGLDKQTLLKYNLDLVHSPHRNPWLPKGYELHLPADVGDSVVNKLGKADDHPQTIKKSKKQV
- the ligA gene encoding NAD-dependent DNA ligase LigA yields the protein MSHNQQSATKRLHELRALIQSHDHAYYVLDRPSITDYEYDQLFQELLNIESQFPALVTADSPSQRVGGAPLDKFEKREHRRPMLSLQNSYSPEDIQSFVDRLGKLLDDERAIELFCEPKLDGLAIELIYEQGLLAAAITRGDGQTGEDVTANIKTIRAIPLRLAGNDFPELLEVRGELLMYKEDFKTLNEAQEESGQLPFANPRNAAAGSVRQLDSAVTAQRQLRFFAYACGVIEGAAFSSQAEMELAFCEWGLPTLGVDHGSDGMGDFIKRCKKAIESPQPVPPTLGRVATHPEDAISYYQFVESIRHDLPFEIDGVVIKVNSLDLQNEFGLVARSPRWATAAKFKPDQAETRIKDIIVQVGRTGALTPVAVMEPVRVGGVTITNATLHNQDEIDRKDVRIGDSVLIHRAGDVIPEVVQVLLEKRPRNSQPFRIPSKCPVCGDSVVQPEGEAVSRCDNLFCEAILKESLKHFVSRRAMNVDKLGDKIIEQMVDAGLVKRFSDLYKLDQENVMSLDRQGDKSATNIIESIDKSRRPTLGHFIFALGIRFVGEQTAKSLAAHFGNLRSFLHTDVEELLGIEDIGPKVAGSIMASLRRKSFVREVKELLASGVEVQEVSTTNSAGRPLDGLNIVVTGTLPMGRDEIKDLISQLGGKSASSVSKKTNYVLAGEEAGSKLDKARDLGVQILDWDQFQTLINK
- the gatC gene encoding Asp-tRNA(Asn)/Glu-tRNA(Gln) amidotransferase subunit GatC; translated protein: MAIDRETITKIARLARLRLTEEEASAYEGQLSRVLEAFERISSVSTEGVLPMVTPIEIESELREDKIIVFEKNQEALSQAPELVGRLFKVPPVV